In the Williamwhitmania taraxaci genome, one interval contains:
- a CDS encoding PhoH family protein, protein MRNPKKTFVLDTNVLLHDYKCIYNFQDNDIVLPIVVLEELDKFKKGNEQINFHARELARELDKLAGDQLFNGGIKLGKGLGKLRVETGKPFSKTMIESFSEDTPDHRILAIAEYLAKTIKDSPVILVTKDVNLRLKAKSLGLQSQDYLSDKVRDIDVIKKEIDTLCDIDDSIIARLYQQPEGIEASAIKYQFYANQYVVLKGANSSALIYYSAGTDTIHRIDKQRVYGIEPRNSEQTFALDALLRPEVQLVALTGKAGTGKTLLALAAALMQEKSFDQILLARPIVPLANKDIGFLPGDVGEKIGPYMLPLYDNLAVIKNRFKSQSREYMHVEEMLKDQKLVITPLAFIRGRSLSNAFFIVDEAQNLTPHEIKTIITRAGEGTKFVFTGDINQIDSPYLDIKSNGLTYLSDKMHGNEIFAHINLVKGERSPLAELASNIL, encoded by the coding sequence ATGCGAAACCCAAAAAAAACCTTCGTACTCGACACAAACGTGTTGCTTCACGACTACAAGTGCATCTATAATTTTCAGGACAACGACATTGTTTTGCCTATTGTAGTTCTGGAAGAATTAGACAAGTTTAAAAAGGGGAATGAACAAATAAATTTCCATGCAAGGGAGTTGGCTCGAGAACTCGATAAGTTAGCCGGAGATCAACTCTTTAACGGAGGAATAAAACTCGGAAAAGGGCTTGGAAAACTACGAGTTGAGACTGGAAAGCCGTTCTCAAAAACTATGATTGAATCCTTTAGCGAGGATACTCCCGACCATAGAATACTCGCCATTGCGGAGTACCTGGCAAAAACAATAAAGGACAGCCCAGTAATTCTAGTAACAAAGGATGTAAACCTTAGGCTAAAAGCTAAATCGTTGGGGCTCCAATCGCAAGACTACCTCTCCGATAAGGTAAGAGACATTGATGTTATCAAAAAAGAGATTGATACCTTATGCGACATCGACGACAGCATAATCGCAAGACTTTACCAGCAGCCCGAAGGTATTGAGGCATCCGCAATTAAATACCAGTTTTATGCAAACCAATATGTTGTATTAAAAGGGGCCAATTCAAGTGCGCTAATATACTATAGTGCAGGAACAGACACTATCCACCGGATTGATAAGCAACGAGTATATGGTATTGAGCCACGAAACTCGGAGCAAACCTTTGCACTCGACGCCTTGCTGCGGCCCGAAGTACAGCTGGTAGCACTCACAGGGAAAGCAGGCACAGGAAAAACACTGCTTGCCCTCGCTGCCGCACTAATGCAGGAAAAAAGTTTTGATCAAATACTGCTCGCACGGCCAATTGTACCGCTAGCCAATAAAGATATAGGCTTCCTTCCCGGTGATGTAGGCGAAAAAATTGGACCATACATGCTACCCCTTTACGATAATCTGGCAGTAATTAAAAACCGATTCAAATCACAAAGCCGCGAATACATGCATGTAGAGGAGATGTTGAAAGACCAAAAACTTGTTATTACCCCGCTGGCCTTTATCCGCGGAAGAAGTCTTTCCAACGCATTCTTTATCGTTGATGAAGCCCAAAACCTAACACCTCACGAAATAAAAACAATCATCACCCGTGCTGGCGAGGGCACAAAGTTCGTATTTACGGGCGATATCAACCAAATTGACTCGCCTTACCTCGACATAAAGTCAAATGGGCTAACCTACCTCAGCGACAAAATGCACGGTAACGAAATCTTCGCACACATCAACTTAGTTAAGGGAGAAAGAAGCCCGTTAGCAGAATTGGCAAGTAATATCCTTTAA
- a CDS encoding SixA phosphatase family protein — MKQLILVRHGKAYGPEEMFEDVDRPLKVRGTRDAITIAKIMKDKHIIPEKIITSHAARACHSAIIFAECLHVPIESITLTPRLYAVSEKDIIEQIYETDEKINSLLMVGHNPTFTFAANEYLKEPIFDLPTSGVVVLNFKAESWKTISKENLTSFELFFPKKD, encoded by the coding sequence GTGAAACAATTAATTTTAGTTAGACACGGAAAAGCATATGGGCCAGAGGAGATGTTTGAAGACGTTGACAGACCGCTAAAGGTAAGAGGCACCCGAGATGCCATAACCATTGCCAAAATCATGAAAGACAAGCATATTATTCCGGAGAAAATAATCACGAGCCATGCGGCACGCGCCTGCCATTCTGCAATAATTTTTGCTGAGTGCCTTCACGTTCCAATTGAATCGATTACCCTAACCCCTAGGCTGTATGCGGTAAGCGAGAAGGATATCATTGAACAAATTTATGAAACCGACGAAAAAATTAACTCTCTGTTAATGGTCGGACACAACCCAACCTTTACCTTTGCGGCAAACGAATACTTAAAAGAACCAATATTCGACCTCCCTACATCGGGTGTTGTTGTGCTAAACTTTAAGGCCGAATCGTGGAAAACCATTTCAAAAGAGAACTTAACGAGTTTCGAATTGTTTTTTCCAAAAAAAGATTAA
- a CDS encoding RNA degradosome polyphosphate kinase, which yields MIFKKPSRYINREISWLAFNQRVLQEAENPSVPLIERLRFLGIFSNNLDEFFRVRVATLRRLMEYEKKAKEFYGDNPKVILGQIKRIVTEFQKRFDALYFEIKKELEAEKIFLLNESQLLPEHIDFINNFFEKDLTHSLSPIMLNQVNVFPELKDMTIYLAVKMTNRRKLAKEYSIIEIPTSDFSRFVVLPSTDNNSYIILLEDVIRYCLAKVFSTFNYDHFESYTIKVTRDAELDVDNDISESFLEKIAKGVKNRKKGDPVRFVYDSKISGDLLSYIVQKMGLDQFDTVIPGGRYHNFRDFLKFPSLEKKHLVNPSLRPIPIPVLEKNKSVFQAMREQDILLHFPYHSFSNYIRLLKEAAIDPEVKSIKITLYRVATESKVVRALINAAQNGKEVTAMVELKARFDERSNIKWAERMEEAGVNVIFGVASLKVHCKMTLITREEGGKSIQYTAISTGNFHEGNANVYTDITLLTCNSKISSEIERVFTFLEHPYLIYQYRHLLVSPNHMRKRLYSLIEKEMENAAEGKPSYMLAKINNLVDFEVIDKLYEANKAGVSIKLIVRGICSLIPGIPGLSDKIEVVSIIDRFLEHSRIFIFANGGNELCYISSADWMTRNLDRRIEVATPIYDPLIKENLKNVILFGLKDNQKARIIEENLGNRYKYCGKNKPFRSQVELYKYYHGQSED from the coding sequence ATGATATTCAAAAAGCCATCACGCTATATAAACAGGGAGATCAGCTGGTTGGCGTTTAACCAACGGGTACTTCAAGAGGCGGAAAACCCATCGGTTCCTTTAATTGAACGGCTTCGATTTCTGGGCATATTCTCCAACAACTTGGATGAGTTTTTCAGGGTGCGGGTAGCAACCCTCCGGCGCCTCATGGAGTATGAAAAAAAAGCAAAAGAGTTCTACGGCGATAACCCCAAAGTAATTCTAGGCCAAATAAAACGTATTGTTACTGAGTTCCAAAAAAGGTTCGACGCCCTGTATTTTGAAATCAAGAAAGAGTTAGAAGCAGAGAAGATATTCCTACTAAACGAATCCCAACTGCTACCAGAACATATCGATTTTATAAACAATTTTTTCGAAAAAGACCTTACGCACTCGCTTTCGCCCATAATGCTAAACCAAGTAAATGTCTTTCCCGAACTGAAAGACATGACCATTTATTTGGCAGTAAAAATGACGAACCGGCGCAAATTGGCCAAGGAATACTCCATTATCGAGATACCTACATCGGACTTTTCCCGATTTGTTGTCCTCCCAAGCACCGACAACAACTCTTATATCATCCTACTGGAAGATGTAATCCGATATTGCCTAGCCAAAGTATTTAGTACGTTCAACTACGATCACTTTGAATCCTACACGATTAAAGTAACTCGGGATGCCGAACTAGATGTAGACAACGATATTTCAGAAAGTTTTCTCGAAAAAATTGCCAAAGGCGTAAAAAACAGAAAAAAAGGAGATCCAGTCCGTTTTGTTTACGACAGTAAGATTTCGGGAGACCTGCTCTCCTATATCGTTCAGAAAATGGGATTAGACCAATTTGATACCGTTATTCCTGGCGGTAGATATCACAACTTCCGTGACTTCCTTAAGTTTCCCAGTTTAGAGAAAAAGCACTTAGTAAACCCATCGCTACGCCCAATCCCCATCCCCGTTCTCGAAAAGAACAAATCAGTATTTCAGGCCATGCGGGAACAGGACATTCTTCTCCACTTTCCCTACCATAGCTTTTCCAACTACATTCGTTTACTAAAAGAGGCAGCTATTGATCCAGAAGTAAAATCAATAAAAATCACTCTTTACCGGGTTGCCACTGAATCGAAAGTGGTCAGAGCTCTAATTAATGCTGCCCAAAATGGCAAAGAGGTTACTGCAATGGTGGAACTAAAAGCTCGATTCGACGAACGATCCAACATAAAATGGGCCGAAAGAATGGAAGAGGCTGGCGTGAACGTCATCTTTGGGGTGGCCTCACTGAAAGTACACTGCAAAATGACCCTCATCACGCGCGAAGAAGGAGGAAAGTCAATACAATATACGGCCATCAGCACGGGGAATTTCCACGAAGGAAATGCCAATGTTTATACCGACATTACCCTGCTCACCTGCAACAGTAAAATTTCTTCGGAAATAGAGCGAGTATTCACCTTTCTGGAACATCCTTACCTCATATATCAATACCGGCATCTACTTGTATCGCCCAATCACATGCGAAAGCGACTTTATTCCTTGATCGAAAAGGAAATGGAGAATGCTGCCGAGGGAAAACCATCGTATATGCTTGCCAAGATTAACAACCTCGTTGATTTTGAAGTTATTGACAAACTCTATGAAGCAAATAAGGCTGGCGTTAGCATAAAACTGATTGTTAGAGGAATATGCTCTCTAATTCCAGGAATACCAGGCCTCAGTGATAAGATCGAAGTGGTTTCAATCATTGATCGTTTTCTGGAACACTCGCGAATATTCATTTTCGCCAATGGTGGAAACGAACTATGTTACATATCATCAGCCGATTGGATGACCCGCAACCTTGACCGCCGGATTGAAGTTGCCACGCCAATCTACGACCCGCTAATTAAAGAGAACCTCAAAAATGTAATTCTTTTCGGTTTGAAGGACAACCAAAAAGCAAGAATCATCGAAGAAAACCTAGGCAACAGATACAAATATTGCGGAAAGAATAAACCATTCCGTTCACAAGTAGAACTTTACAAATATTATCATGGTCAAAGCGAAGACTAA
- a CDS encoding Ppx/GppA phosphatase family protein has translation MVKAKTNAILTTLEIHKLAAIDIGSNAVRLLFTNVVERKGKTEFKKSSLIRMPVRLGEEAFTLHRISDRNIERLERLMLAYKHLMLVNEVEAYRACATSAMREAENGQEIVKRIQLNTGVEIEIIDGKEEAKIIYSNQITQSVDSTRPHLYMDVGGGSTELSLFIDKKVKKSRSFDIGTLRMLNKQVPREKWNALEAWVKEIRSEYGNVDIIGSGGNINKINKMINQKEQVIIKPSQLQVLFKKMSQLSYEERITDLGLNPDRADVIIPAGELFLSVSDWIGAKSIIVPTIGVSDGIVKNLYKESKKNMSAYLAKTERLK, from the coding sequence ATGGTCAAAGCGAAGACTAATGCAATATTGACAACCTTGGAAATCCATAAACTTGCTGCAATAGACATCGGATCGAACGCAGTACGGTTACTTTTCACCAATGTTGTGGAGCGTAAAGGAAAAACAGAATTTAAAAAATCATCCCTGATACGCATGCCGGTAAGGCTTGGTGAAGAGGCATTTACCTTGCACCGAATCAGCGACCGCAATATTGAACGACTGGAGCGGCTCATGCTTGCATACAAGCATCTTATGCTTGTAAATGAGGTGGAGGCTTACCGCGCCTGCGCTACGTCAGCTATGCGCGAGGCCGAGAATGGACAAGAAATCGTAAAAAGAATTCAATTAAACACTGGTGTCGAGATTGAAATAATCGACGGCAAGGAAGAGGCAAAGATCATCTATTCAAATCAGATAACCCAAAGTGTAGATTCAACACGACCACATCTCTACATGGATGTGGGAGGCGGTAGTACCGAACTCTCACTCTTTATCGACAAAAAGGTTAAAAAGTCTCGTTCATTCGATATTGGCACCTTGCGAATGCTCAACAAGCAAGTTCCACGAGAAAAATGGAATGCCCTTGAGGCATGGGTAAAAGAGATTCGATCGGAATACGGCAATGTTGATATAATTGGATCAGGAGGAAACATCAACAAGATTAACAAGATGATAAACCAAAAAGAGCAGGTCATCATCAAGCCCAGCCAACTGCAAGTCTTATTCAAAAAAATGTCGCAGCTCAGCTACGAAGAGCGGATAACCGATTTAGGACTAAACCCCGACAGAGCCGATGTGATCATCCCTGCAGGGGAACTGTTTTTATCCGTATCGGATTGGATTGGAGCAAAAAGCATAATTGTCCCCACCATTGGCGTCTCCGATGGTATTGTAAAAAACCTCTACAAGGAGAGTAAGAAAAACATGAGCGCTTATTTGGCAAAAACAGAACGATTAAAGTAG
- the mtaB gene encoding tRNA (N(6)-L-threonylcarbamoyladenosine(37)-C(2))-methylthiotransferase MtaB: protein MPLPSKKVAFHTLGCKLNFSESSTIGREFEENGYQRVPSTSPADVYIINTCSVTENADKKCRYAIRKLIAQSPNAKIVVTGCYAQLKPEEVAAIPGVNLVVGASEKGNLFRLLDNIQADSEPEIISCDIASVEKIFPAYSSSDRTRSFLKIQDGCDYHCSYCTIPLARGKSRNLTIPAIVAEASEIAQKGIKEIILTGVNIGDFGKTTGETFLELITALDASEGVDRYRISSIEPNLLTSEIIDFVAHSKRFLPHFHIPLQSGSNKILALMRRRYKRELFAEKIRRIKTVMPNAFIGIDVIVGFPGETEEEFMQSYTLLEDLNVSFLHIFPYSVRPNTPAETMEPKVTQKEITDRTHRLKQLSDKLHRNFYLQNIGTTEMVLFEGRKKGDFMHGYTGNYIQIEIPYSKELTNKTVPVKITGISKNETATIEFI, encoded by the coding sequence ATGCCTCTACCGTCAAAAAAAGTTGCGTTTCATACACTGGGTTGTAAGTTAAATTTTTCAGAATCTTCAACCATTGGGCGAGAATTTGAAGAGAACGGTTATCAGCGCGTTCCTTCCACATCGCCTGCCGATGTTTACATAATAAACACCTGCTCGGTAACGGAAAACGCCGATAAGAAATGCAGGTATGCCATTCGTAAGCTTATTGCCCAATCACCAAACGCTAAAATTGTAGTTACGGGATGCTATGCTCAGCTTAAGCCCGAGGAGGTTGCGGCTATCCCGGGAGTAAACCTTGTTGTTGGAGCATCGGAGAAAGGAAATCTATTCCGGCTTCTGGATAACATCCAAGCAGATTCCGAACCAGAGATTATCTCGTGCGACATCGCATCGGTTGAAAAGATTTTCCCAGCATACTCCTCCTCCGATCGAACCCGGTCGTTCCTAAAGATTCAAGATGGTTGCGACTACCATTGCTCCTACTGCACAATCCCCCTTGCCCGCGGTAAAAGTAGAAATTTAACCATTCCAGCGATTGTAGCCGAAGCAAGTGAAATTGCACAAAAGGGGATAAAAGAAATTATCCTTACCGGAGTAAACATAGGCGACTTTGGAAAAACTACAGGAGAGACATTCCTAGAACTGATTACGGCTCTCGACGCCTCCGAAGGGGTGGACAGGTATAGAATTAGCAGCATTGAACCTAACCTACTAACTTCAGAAATTATTGATTTCGTAGCCCATTCAAAGAGATTCCTCCCCCACTTTCATATACCGCTACAATCGGGTTCGAACAAGATTCTGGCGCTAATGCGGAGGCGCTATAAGCGCGAACTTTTCGCAGAAAAAATTCGCAGGATTAAAACGGTAATGCCCAACGCATTTATAGGAATCGACGTTATTGTTGGATTTCCAGGAGAAACGGAAGAGGAGTTTATGCAATCCTACACTCTCCTCGAGGATTTAAACGTCTCATTTCTACACATATTTCCATACTCTGTGCGGCCCAACACTCCTGCAGAAACAATGGAACCAAAAGTTACACAGAAAGAAATAACGGACAGAACACATCGGCTTAAGCAACTTTCCGACAAGTTACATCGAAATTTCTATCTCCAAAATATAGGCACAACGGAGATGGTTCTTTTTGAGGGACGAAAGAAAGGAGATTTTATGCATGGTTATACCGGCAACTACATCCAGATTGAAATACCATACAGCAAGGAACTTACAAACAAAACGGTTCCCGTTAAAATCACAGGAATTTCTAAAAACGAAACGGCAACCATTGAATTTATCTAG
- a CDS encoding inositol monophosphatase family protein: protein MNLQEICSQVVSLQQEVSIFMKTERLSFSQSNIEVKGLHDFVSYVDKESEKRIIERLKNILPGSTFLAEEGTVAREDGDYLWIIDPLDGTTNYIHGISPYAISIALMHQDRLILGAVMECSLNECFYAWEGSPAYLNGKEISVSNSAEIKDAFVATGFPYYDFSQMEAFKTSLEYFMRESHGIRRLGSAATDLVYVAAGRFEIFYEYSLQPWDVAAGAFILQQAGGKVCDFSGKNNYIFGKEIIATNGQIHKLAVQKISNFFKI, encoded by the coding sequence ATGAACTTACAAGAAATATGTTCCCAAGTTGTTTCCCTCCAGCAAGAGGTGAGCATCTTTATGAAAACAGAAAGATTATCGTTTTCACAGAGCAACATTGAGGTTAAAGGCTTGCACGACTTTGTTTCTTACGTAGACAAGGAATCGGAAAAACGAATTATCGAAAGGCTAAAAAACATTTTGCCAGGGAGCACCTTTCTTGCAGAAGAAGGGACCGTTGCACGGGAAGACGGAGATTACCTCTGGATTATAGACCCATTAGATGGAACCACCAACTACATCCATGGAATCTCGCCCTACGCCATAAGCATTGCGTTAATGCATCAGGATCGGCTCATTCTGGGTGCCGTTATGGAATGCTCTCTTAACGAGTGTTTTTATGCGTGGGAAGGTAGTCCGGCCTACCTAAATGGTAAAGAGATATCCGTTTCCAATTCAGCCGAAATAAAAGATGCCTTCGTGGCCACGGGGTTTCCCTACTACGATTTCTCCCAAATGGAAGCATTCAAAACGTCCCTCGAATATTTTATGCGTGAATCGCATGGAATAAGAAGGCTTGGTTCCGCAGCCACCGATCTAGTGTATGTTGCTGCCGGTCGATTCGAAATATTTTACGAATATAGCCTGCAACCATGGGATGTAGCAGCGGGTGCCTTTATATTACAACAGGCTGGTGGTAAAGTATGCGACTTTAGTGGCAAAAACAATTATATCTTCGGAAAGGAAATCATTGCTACTAACGGCCAAATACATAAATTAGCAGTTCAAAAAATCAGCAACTTCTTCAAGATATAA
- a CDS encoding lysophospholipid acyltransferase family protein, with product MKIGMFFFKIFTLFLSWLPLRIIFIISDLLYIVLYRIVGYRTKVVRENLQKSFPQKTIKEILTIEKRFYHHLSDLTMETLLLPHITEKQIRKRCTFKNPEVINNQYNKGKSIICVMGHYGNWEMFSGFQLQSRHKVVALYKPLSNQQFDNYFKKMREKFGVETVSMADGMRVLLRYDRSKTMTLSLFIADQAPTRDQSNFWTTFLNQDTAVFTGVERFAKKTNFPVIFLSMQKKSRGHYEVEAELLSDNPESTTNFEITEAHTRVLEKHIQEQPEYWLWSHRRWKHKRENITSEK from the coding sequence ATGAAAATTGGAATGTTTTTCTTCAAGATATTCACGCTATTTCTAAGTTGGCTGCCGCTTCGAATAATTTTCATTATTTCAGACCTGCTTTATATAGTTCTATATCGAATTGTGGGCTATAGGACTAAAGTGGTAAGAGAAAACTTACAAAAATCTTTTCCTCAGAAAACGATAAAAGAAATACTCACTATTGAAAAAAGGTTTTACCACCACCTTAGCGATCTAACGATGGAAACCTTACTATTACCACACATTACTGAAAAGCAAATTCGAAAGCGCTGCACATTCAAAAACCCAGAGGTTATCAACAATCAATACAATAAAGGGAAGAGCATAATTTGTGTGATGGGCCACTATGGAAATTGGGAGATGTTTTCAGGTTTCCAACTTCAATCCAGACACAAGGTAGTGGCATTATATAAGCCACTCTCAAACCAACAATTCGACAACTACTTTAAGAAAATGCGCGAAAAATTTGGTGTCGAAACCGTTTCCATGGCCGATGGCATGAGGGTTCTGCTCCGATACGATCGCTCAAAAACAATGACTCTTTCACTTTTTATTGCAGATCAAGCACCAACCAGAGACCAATCAAATTTCTGGACAACCTTTTTGAATCAGGACACTGCGGTATTTACTGGTGTTGAACGGTTTGCTAAAAAAACCAACTTCCCAGTTATCTTTCTGAGCATGCAAAAGAAATCAAGAGGCCACTACGAAGTTGAAGCAGAATTGCTTTCGGACAACCCAGAGTCGACAACAAACTTCGAAATAACCGAAGCGCACACCAGAGTTTTGGAAAAGCACATCCAAGAGCAACCGGAGTATTGGTTATGGTCGCATCGCAGATGGAAGCACAAACGAGAAAACATCACTTCAGAGAAATAA
- a CDS encoding glycosyltransferase family 2 protein, with translation MAKLSIVILNWNGISFLKTFLPEVVKTADLPGVEVVVADNGSNDGSVNWIRENLNQVKTIEFDQNYGFTGGYNRALSSINSDYYLILNSDVKPTDGWLQPLIAAMDRDINIAACMPKTLAFHSPEHFEYAGAAGGYIDRFGFPFCRGRILSHVEKDSGQYDNTCDIFWATGACMMVRASAFHSAGGFDEFFFAHMEEIDLCWRFKNMGHRILFVPESTVYHVGGGTLPNDNPRKLFLNYRNNLILLVKNLPSGMLLTTLFARFFMDMGASLVFLLSGKWRFSMSIIKAYCAFYKKSFHYKRLRKQLEHSSRNTLHPEIYRGSIVYDFFFKKKKTFTSLNFKED, from the coding sequence ATGGCAAAACTCTCCATAGTAATCCTCAATTGGAACGGAATATCATTCTTAAAGACGTTTCTCCCTGAAGTTGTAAAAACAGCCGACCTACCTGGAGTAGAGGTTGTTGTTGCAGACAACGGGTCAAATGATGGCTCCGTAAATTGGATTCGAGAAAACCTGAACCAAGTAAAAACTATAGAGTTCGATCAAAACTATGGCTTTACAGGAGGCTATAACCGAGCGTTATCATCGATAAATTCCGATTACTATTTGATCTTAAATTCCGACGTAAAGCCAACCGATGGGTGGCTACAACCATTGATTGCCGCCATGGACCGGGATATTAACATTGCCGCTTGCATGCCCAAGACACTTGCATTTCACAGTCCAGAGCACTTTGAATACGCTGGTGCCGCAGGAGGATATATCGATCGATTTGGCTTTCCCTTTTGCCGAGGACGCATTCTGAGCCACGTGGAAAAAGACTCCGGACAATACGATAACACCTGCGATATTTTTTGGGCCACAGGTGCATGTATGATGGTAAGAGCTTCCGCGTTCCATAGCGCAGGCGGATTCGATGAGTTTTTCTTTGCCCACATGGAAGAGATTGATCTCTGTTGGCGGTTTAAAAATATGGGACATAGAATACTATTTGTTCCAGAATCGACAGTTTACCACGTGGGGGGCGGAACTCTTCCAAACGACAATCCCCGCAAACTATTCCTTAACTACCGCAACAACCTTATTCTACTAGTTAAAAACTTGCCTTCAGGAATGCTATTAACCACGCTCTTTGCCCGATTCTTCATGGATATGGGAGCGTCATTAGTATTCTTACTTTCGGGAAAATGGAGATTCTCGATGTCAATAATAAAAGCATATTGCGCATTCTACAAAAAATCGTTCCATTATAAGAGACTTAGAAAACAACTCGAACACTCAAGTAGAAATACCCTTCACCCTGAAATTTACAGAGGAAGTATAGTATATGATTTCTTTTTTAAAAAGAAGAAGACTTTCACTTCCCTGAATTTTAAGGAAGATTAA
- a CDS encoding AMP-binding protein, producing the protein MSKITLNNLAEAFCHSSRTYSNKSFLNNDLGITITYSEAEERSLAISEQLRNIGIGKNDKVAIIAENSPFWPIAYFAIMLSDATAVPILPEFSASDIAALLQHSEAKAIFVSNKQLLKLDTASTLPIFEISDNGIIPLKNQQKSVNRRHSENVTLSDIASIIYTSGTTGTPKGVMLTHDNFLQNVEGCYAVQDVNSTDVFLSILPLAHAYEFTIGFLLPMISGSTIHYLSKPPAVTNLLPALISIRPTTMLTVPLIMEKIFKNSIKPKLTSNKVSSAIYGTAIGRKLLHYLAGIELKKKFGGRIRFFGIGGAKLDLETERFLNEAKFPYSIGYGMTEASPLLAGSPPRETKLYSTGLPVKNLELQIINPDPKTGIGEIWARGRSVMAGYFKQPELTDNIITKDGWLKTGDLGKQNKKGYLYICGRLRNIILGANGENIYPEDIEALLNRHTLVEESLVYEFKGKLIASVHLNYEQIEKQYNEFKQVAQNLQREYEDKKNEILKELQIYVNSRVNRSSQLTVVMDNGNPFEKTPTLKIKRYLYTTV; encoded by the coding sequence ATGAGTAAAATAACTTTAAATAATTTAGCGGAAGCATTTTGTCATTCGTCGCGCACATACTCTAATAAATCGTTTCTAAACAACGACCTAGGAATAACTATAACCTACTCCGAGGCAGAAGAAAGGTCATTGGCTATATCGGAACAACTACGAAATATTGGTATTGGCAAGAATGACAAGGTTGCCATAATCGCTGAGAATTCTCCATTTTGGCCAATCGCTTACTTTGCAATAATGTTATCCGACGCGACAGCAGTACCCATCCTCCCTGAATTTTCAGCGAGTGATATCGCCGCCCTACTTCAACACTCGGAAGCAAAGGCAATATTTGTCTCTAACAAGCAACTATTAAAACTCGATACTGCCTCGACTCTCCCAATTTTCGAAATATCAGATAATGGCATTATTCCCTTAAAAAATCAGCAGAAATCAGTAAACAGACGCCATAGCGAAAACGTCACGCTTTCTGACATTGCATCAATAATCTACACATCAGGCACAACAGGAACCCCAAAAGGCGTAATGCTTACCCATGACAACTTTTTGCAGAATGTTGAAGGATGCTATGCCGTTCAAGACGTGAATAGCACTGATGTTTTTCTATCGATACTGCCACTGGCACATGCGTATGAGTTTACCATAGGCTTTCTATTACCGATGATTTCGGGATCGACAATCCACTATTTAAGCAAACCACCAGCAGTAACCAACCTGTTGCCAGCCTTAATCTCCATTAGGCCAACCACAATGCTTACGGTTCCCCTCATTATGGAGAAAATTTTCAAAAACAGTATTAAGCCCAAGCTCACCAGCAACAAAGTATCATCCGCCATATATGGAACTGCCATAGGTAGAAAACTACTGCATTACCTAGCAGGAATCGAACTGAAAAAGAAATTTGGTGGTCGTATTCGGTTCTTCGGAATTGGAGGTGCAAAACTCGACTTAGAAACGGAAAGATTCCTCAACGAGGCCAAATTCCCATACTCTATTGGATATGGTATGACTGAGGCTTCCCCACTGTTAGCCGGATCGCCTCCTCGTGAAACCAAATTGTATAGTACCGGCCTCCCTGTCAAAAATCTTGAACTGCAAATCATTAATCCCGATCCAAAAACAGGAATTGGGGAGATATGGGCACGAGGAAGAAGCGTAATGGCTGGCTATTTCAAACAGCCCGAACTTACAGACAATATAATCACAAAAGACGGATGGCTGAAGACCGGTGACTTAGGCAAGCAAAACAAAAAAGGATACTTATATATCTGTGGCAGGCTGAGGAATATTATTCTTGGCGCAAATGGAGAAAATATCTATCCAGAAGATATTGAAGCACTATTAAACCGCCACACGCTAGTGGAAGAATCGCTTGTGTATGAATTTAAAGGGAAGTTAATTGCCAGTGTTCACCTCAATTACGAACAAATCGAAAAGCAGTATAATGAGTTTAAACAAGTAGCTCAAAATCTGCAACGCGAATACGAAGATAAAAAGAATGAAATACTAAAAGAGTTGCAGATTTATGTAAACTCTCGAGTAAATCGATCGAGTCAGCTAACCGTAGTAATGGATAATGGCAATCCATTCGAAAAGACACCAACACTTAAGATAAAACGGTATTTATACACCACCGTTTAG